The Nitrospira sp. genome contains a region encoding:
- a CDS encoding methyltransferase produces MHSAVNPSSILQTAFGFWGSKVLLTAVEIGLFTTLADRRLTGTELGRELHLHPRAIADFFDALVSMRFLDRAGDGPEAKYFNTPEGAVFLDEASPRYIGGLLIMLNARLFKFWNDLPQALRTGRPQNEVKHGQKGMFEELYSNVPRLEQFMGAMTGASRINFETFAEKFDFSRFRTLCDVGGATGLLSIEVAKRHRHLTCISFDLPVVEPIAKKHIAASELEARVSTASGDFFKDPLPKADLITMGMILHDWNLENKMRLIRSAYDALPAGGALVAIEALIDDARRENVQGLLMSLNMLIEFGDAFDYSGADFRRWCGDVGFKRFEVMHLAGPSSAAIAYK; encoded by the coding sequence ATGCACTCTGCTGTGAATCCGTCTTCCATCTTGCAGACCGCCTTTGGTTTTTGGGGGTCCAAGGTCCTGCTCACGGCGGTTGAGATCGGCCTGTTCACCACGCTCGCCGATCGGCGTCTCACCGGCACGGAGCTGGGTAGGGAATTGCACCTCCATCCACGCGCCATCGCCGACTTTTTTGACGCGCTTGTGTCGATGAGGTTTCTCGACCGAGCCGGCGACGGACCGGAGGCAAAATATTTCAACACGCCCGAAGGTGCCGTATTCCTGGACGAAGCCAGCCCACGATATATCGGCGGGCTTCTGATCATGCTCAACGCACGGCTGTTCAAATTTTGGAACGATCTGCCCCAAGCCTTGCGGACCGGCCGACCGCAGAACGAGGTCAAACACGGACAGAAAGGCATGTTCGAGGAACTCTACTCGAACGTGCCCAGGCTGGAACAATTCATGGGTGCGATGACCGGCGCCTCGCGCATCAACTTCGAGACGTTCGCGGAGAAGTTTGACTTTTCCCGATTCCGAACTCTCTGCGACGTCGGCGGCGCGACCGGCCTGCTCAGCATTGAGGTCGCGAAGCGACATCGGCATCTCACCTGTATCAGCTTCGATCTGCCGGTTGTCGAACCGATCGCGAAGAAACACATTGCCGCTTCCGAGCTGGAAGCTCGCGTGAGCACGGCGTCCGGCGACTTCTTCAAGGACCCGCTGCCGAAGGCCGACCTCATCACGATGGGTATGATTCTGCACGACTGGAATCTGGAGAACAAGATGCGCTTGATCCGATCAGCCTACGACGCGTTGCCGGCGGGCGGCGCACTCGTCGCCATCGAAGCGTTGATCGATGATGCCCGCCGGGAGAATGTGCAGGGACTACTGATGTCCCTCAACATGCTCATCGAATTCGGCGATGCGTTCGATTATTCCGGCGCGGACTTCCGCCGATGGTGCGGTGACGTCGGCTTCAAGCGCTTCGAGGTCATGCACCTCGCCGGGCCGTCGAGCGCGGCTATTGCCTATAAATAG
- a CDS encoding response regulator transcription factor, which produces MGSTNHKKILIVEDEQDILQLVKLYLEKEGLRPVTAMNGLEALKKVKEDKPDLVVLDLMLPEMDGLEVCKRLRSAADTAMLPIIMLTAKAEESDTIVGLELGADDYVTKPFSPKALVARVKALLRRVERSPTTGPDLYRYDTLTMNLSRHEVSLGKQEIPLTAKEFGLLEHLLRHRGRVLTREVLLNAVWGYDYYGTTRTVDVHIRRLKQKLPLLEEAIVSVKSLGYKLKDFDGSG; this is translated from the coding sequence ATGGGTTCCACCAATCACAAGAAAATCCTCATAGTCGAGGATGAGCAGGATATTCTGCAACTCGTCAAACTCTATCTGGAAAAGGAGGGGCTTCGACCTGTCACGGCGATGAACGGGCTCGAGGCGCTCAAGAAGGTCAAAGAAGACAAACCTGATCTCGTCGTCCTCGACCTGATGCTGCCCGAGATGGACGGGCTCGAAGTCTGCAAGCGGTTGCGTTCCGCAGCGGATACCGCGATGCTGCCGATCATTATGTTGACGGCAAAAGCTGAAGAATCGGACACGATCGTTGGACTCGAGTTGGGCGCCGATGATTACGTGACCAAGCCCTTCAGCCCCAAGGCGCTCGTCGCTCGGGTCAAAGCCCTGCTGCGTCGGGTGGAGCGTTCACCGACTACCGGCCCGGATCTGTATCGCTATGATACGCTCACGATGAACTTGTCCCGCCATGAGGTCAGCCTTGGTAAACAAGAGATCCCGTTGACCGCGAAAGAATTCGGTCTGCTGGAGCATCTCCTTCGGCATCGCGGTCGCGTGCTGACCCGCGAGGTGCTGCTCAATGCCGTGTGGGGATACGACTATTATGGCACGACCAGAACCGTCGACGTGCATATCCGCCGTCTGAAACAAAAACTCCCCCTTCTCGAAGAAGCCATCGTATCCGTCAAATCCCTCGGATACAAACTGAAAGATTTCGACGGATCAGGATGA
- a CDS encoding PAS domain-containing protein, translating to MTWSIRWKVTVGTLAAVVCGLVLAGVILVQFFERQALLELSAVLATKTQLVEYAVQPLFHSDSSPPTPASLQETARDLSNRASARITLIAANGTVLADSAVRDIDLSALENHQSRPEIQQAFSTGQGQDIRMSHTTGERTMYRAVLLRPPQAAPPIVVRVSLPMVVLDRELSELRQQLFLAFGIALLVALMVSIWLAYSISRPLSDIAAAAQYLSSGSRALPLRATTQDEVGLLATTLNHVAEQLHAKIDELSEDRAQLLAVLTSMVEGVMVLDYRGQVLQINPALERMFGISRVEARGRPCAELFRHQQLNDLVTAILQSRAPHEDEIMLPLSGRYLQIEASPAGGERENEACIVLVFHDITELRRLEKIRKDFVANVSHELRTPLTSIKGYVEALLDGAKDDPPVAAKFLEIILKQSDRLNLIIEDLLELSKIESGRVLLKAEPLELRTIVDRTLSIMKPIADKNRHRLVTVIDSSLPSVAGDEGRLVQVLTNLLDNAIKYTPAGGTITVGAKLIPSFGTDHPAKTIELSVADTGIGIPEQDRPRVFERFYRVDKARSRELGGTGLGLAIVKHIVEGHGGHVWVEANQPQGSRFVVRLPLSPKARGLAQVTEASKV from the coding sequence ATGACGTGGTCGATTCGATGGAAAGTGACGGTCGGCACGCTCGCGGCGGTCGTCTGTGGCCTCGTGCTCGCCGGAGTGATCCTGGTCCAATTCTTCGAGCGACAAGCCCTCCTCGAACTGAGTGCGGTGCTGGCAACCAAAACCCAGCTCGTTGAGTACGCGGTCCAGCCGCTGTTTCACTCAGACTCTTCACCTCCGACACCGGCTTCCCTGCAAGAGACGGCGCGAGACCTCAGCAACCGCGCATCCGCTCGCATCACGTTGATCGCCGCAAACGGAACGGTGCTTGCCGACAGCGCCGTGCGGGATATCGACCTGTCCGCCCTGGAGAACCACCAGTCTCGGCCTGAGATCCAGCAAGCTTTTTCCACAGGACAGGGGCAGGACATCCGGATGAGTCACACCACCGGCGAGCGAACGATGTACCGCGCCGTCCTGCTGCGGCCGCCTCAGGCCGCTCCGCCGATCGTCGTGCGCGTGAGCCTTCCCATGGTTGTGTTGGATCGCGAGCTTTCGGAATTGCGACAACAGCTCTTTCTGGCTTTCGGCATCGCGCTCCTCGTCGCCCTCATGGTCAGTATCTGGCTGGCTTACAGTATCAGCAGGCCCCTCTCGGACATTGCGGCGGCGGCCCAATACTTGAGCTCCGGCAGCCGGGCCCTTCCCCTCCGAGCCACCACACAGGACGAGGTCGGTCTTTTGGCCACGACGCTCAACCATGTGGCGGAGCAGCTTCACGCGAAGATCGACGAACTCTCGGAAGATCGCGCCCAACTGCTTGCCGTGCTCACCTCGATGGTTGAAGGGGTCATGGTTCTGGATTATCGCGGCCAGGTCTTACAGATCAACCCGGCCCTCGAACGCATGTTCGGCATCTCACGAGTAGAGGCCCGTGGACGTCCCTGCGCGGAACTCTTCCGCCATCAACAACTCAACGATCTGGTGACGGCCATTCTCCAATCTCGCGCCCCCCACGAGGATGAAATCATGCTGCCGCTCAGCGGACGGTACCTCCAGATCGAGGCGTCCCCGGCGGGAGGCGAACGGGAAAACGAGGCCTGCATCGTCTTGGTATTTCACGACATCACCGAACTGCGGCGCCTGGAAAAAATACGGAAGGACTTTGTCGCGAACGTCTCACATGAACTTCGGACTCCGCTCACGTCCATCAAAGGCTACGTTGAAGCGCTTCTCGACGGTGCCAAAGATGACCCCCCCGTGGCCGCAAAGTTCTTGGAAATCATCCTCAAACAAAGCGATCGCCTCAATTTGATCATTGAAGACCTCCTCGAGCTGTCAAAGATCGAATCGGGCCGTGTCCTGTTGAAAGCGGAGCCCCTTGAGTTGCGCACTATTGTGGACCGAACCCTGTCGATCATGAAACCGATCGCCGACAAAAATCGGCACCGGCTCGTCACGGTGATCGACTCGTCGCTCCCCTCGGTGGCGGGTGACGAAGGCCGGCTCGTGCAAGTCTTGACCAATCTGCTCGATAACGCGATCAAGTACACGCCGGCAGGCGGGACCATCACCGTCGGCGCCAAGCTCATCCCTTCGTTTGGGACTGATCACCCGGCAAAGACGATCGAGCTCAGCGTTGCCGACACCGGAATCGGGATTCCCGAACAGGATCGTCCCCGCGTCTTCGAGCGCTTTTATCGTGTCGACAAAGCCCGATCCCGAGAGCTGGGCGGCACGGGGCTTGGGCTCGCCATCGTGAAGCATATTGTGGAAGGACATGGAGGGCACGTGTGGGTAGAAGCCAACCAGCCGCAGGGCAGTCGATTCGTCGTTCGCCTGCCGCTCAGCCCCAAGGCCAGAGGTCTGGCTCAAGTGACGGAAGCAAGTAAGGTATAA
- a CDS encoding inorganic phosphate transporter, translating into MTELSGLLLVTVVLALLFDFSNGWHDCANAVATVVSTRVLRPLTAVFLAGALNVAGAFFSTAVAKMIGGGIVFPDAITNTVVAGAMGGAILWNFFTLALGLPTSSSHALIGGLVGAAVAHGGWAVVQFNGLGKIVEAMIVSPLLGFGMGFLIMVAVSWVFFRVHRGVASKIFSRLQLVSASFMAFSHGANDAQKVMGIITLALITSGQLTSSEVPTWVIVACALAMGLGTTVGGWRIIRTLGIKMVKLEPVHGFAAETGAATVLLFAAHFGLPVSTTHTITSSILGVGSTKRLSAVRWGVTSKIFSAWVLTLPGAALLGAGVYTLLASVT; encoded by the coding sequence GTGACTGAACTAAGCGGCTTGCTGCTTGTAACGGTGGTGTTGGCTCTTCTGTTTGACTTTTCAAACGGGTGGCACGATTGCGCGAACGCCGTGGCGACGGTCGTCTCCACGCGTGTATTACGTCCACTCACTGCCGTGTTCCTGGCCGGGGCATTGAATGTTGCCGGAGCGTTCTTTTCCACGGCTGTGGCGAAAATGATCGGAGGAGGTATCGTCTTTCCCGACGCGATTACCAACACGGTGGTCGCGGGTGCGATGGGTGGCGCGATCCTGTGGAATTTCTTCACACTGGCGCTGGGATTGCCGACTAGTTCGTCTCATGCGCTGATCGGCGGACTTGTCGGAGCGGCAGTGGCTCATGGCGGCTGGGCCGTTGTCCAGTTCAACGGCCTGGGCAAGATTGTTGAGGCCATGATCGTCTCACCTCTTTTAGGGTTTGGGATGGGATTTCTCATCATGGTTGCGGTCAGTTGGGTGTTTTTTCGAGTTCATCGGGGTGTCGCAAGTAAAATATTCAGTCGACTCCAACTCGTGTCAGCAAGCTTCATGGCGTTCAGTCATGGAGCGAACGACGCTCAGAAAGTGATGGGGATCATTACGCTTGCGTTAATAACGTCCGGCCAGTTGACTTCGTCGGAAGTGCCGACGTGGGTCATCGTAGCCTGCGCACTGGCCATGGGGCTTGGAACCACCGTCGGTGGGTGGCGGATAATCCGGACCCTTGGGATCAAGATGGTGAAACTCGAACCGGTTCACGGATTCGCAGCAGAAACGGGCGCAGCAACAGTCTTACTGTTCGCAGCACACTTTGGGTTGCCGGTGAGTACGACTCATACCATCACTTCCTCGATTTTGGGAGTCGGCTCGACCAAGCGGCTGTCTGCCGTTCGATGGGGAGTCACGAGCAAGATTTTCTCGGCGTGGGTGTTGACATTGCCCGGGGCTGCGCTCTTGGGAGCGGGCGTTTATACCTTACTTGCTTCCGTCACTTGA
- a CDS encoding DUF47 domain-containing protein: MFGLLPKEEAFFDLFKQAAHNVVEGSRLLKELMEDYTNIHEKTKRIKEVEHVGDGITHDIALRLNQTFLTPLDREDIHDLASALDDILDAVEAVADRLVIYKIVRPTERAIRLADILYHTSIAVGRGVDRIGMSHTEMKEFTVQVNSLENEADRVSRDAIAELFEKETNPIEVLKWKEIYETLEEGTDRCEDVANVIERIVLKQT, encoded by the coding sequence ATCTTCGGCCTGCTTCCTAAAGAAGAAGCCTTTTTTGATCTCTTCAAACAGGCAGCTCACAATGTCGTCGAAGGCAGCCGCTTGCTCAAAGAGTTGATGGAAGACTACACGAACATTCATGAAAAGACGAAGCGGATTAAGGAAGTGGAGCATGTAGGAGACGGAATTACCCATGACATTGCGTTGCGCCTCAATCAAACCTTTCTGACTCCTCTCGACCGGGAAGATATTCACGATCTCGCCAGCGCATTGGACGATATTCTCGACGCCGTGGAGGCCGTGGCGGATCGATTGGTGATCTACAAGATCGTGCGGCCTACCGAACGGGCGATCCGGCTTGCCGATATTCTTTACCACACGTCCATTGCCGTGGGTCGGGGAGTCGATCGAATCGGCATGTCTCACACGGAGATGAAAGAGTTCACTGTGCAGGTGAACAGCTTGGAGAATGAGGCCGACCGTGTGTCACGTGATGCCATAGCAGAATTATTTGAGAAAGAGACGAATCCGATCGAGGTCCTCAAGTGGAAAGAGATTTACGAAACGTTGGAGGAAGGAACCGACCGGTGTGAAGATGTCGCAAATGTGATCGAACGCATTGTTCTGAAACAGACGTAG
- a CDS encoding ketoacyl-ACP synthase III, with protein sequence MIRARIIGTGSYLPSRVVSNEEIAPTLNLSPARIQRLTGIRARHWAGEHEAPSDMGIEAGRRALDAAGCAASSIDAIVLSTTSPDMAFPSTACVVQRGLGCKQVGAFDVSASCSGFLYGLSMAQAMVQSRQVQTCLVVASEVKSRSLDPQDAATALLFGDGAGAVLIRGEEDQCPEPRGILGIRLFADGSHHGLIRIPGGGSRRPLSSDTLNKREHMLRMQGAPLFRLAIRRVEQAVLDILKEFGMRPADLKQVVLHQANGRILAQVADRLGIEPGRLASVIERYGNTSSASLPITLDHAVRSGNISSGDLVLLGSFGGGLTWATGLVRW encoded by the coding sequence ATGATTCGAGCACGGATTATTGGAACTGGCAGCTATCTCCCGTCCCGGGTGGTGTCCAATGAAGAGATTGCTCCTACGCTGAATTTGTCCCCGGCCAGAATCCAACGGCTCACCGGTATCCGGGCGCGCCATTGGGCCGGTGAGCACGAAGCGCCGTCTGATATGGGCATTGAGGCGGGGCGCCGGGCGCTCGACGCGGCGGGCTGTGCTGCGTCTTCCATCGATGCCATCGTTCTTTCCACGACCTCTCCCGATATGGCCTTTCCGTCCACGGCCTGTGTTGTCCAACGCGGATTAGGGTGTAAGCAAGTGGGGGCGTTTGATGTGTCTGCCTCCTGCTCAGGATTTCTGTACGGACTGTCGATGGCGCAGGCCATGGTTCAGAGCAGACAGGTACAGACCTGCTTGGTTGTGGCCTCAGAAGTAAAGTCTCGATCGCTCGATCCTCAGGATGCTGCGACGGCCTTGTTGTTTGGGGATGGGGCTGGGGCCGTCCTCATTCGAGGCGAGGAAGATCAATGCCCGGAACCGCGGGGGATTCTCGGAATCAGGTTGTTTGCCGATGGATCTCACCATGGGCTCATTCGGATCCCCGGTGGAGGATCACGCAGGCCCTTATCATCCGACACGTTGAACAAACGGGAGCACATGCTTCGTATGCAGGGAGCACCGCTGTTTCGATTAGCCATTCGACGGGTCGAGCAGGCTGTGCTGGACATCCTGAAGGAATTCGGCATGCGTCCGGCGGACCTGAAGCAGGTTGTGCTCCACCAGGCGAACGGCCGAATTCTGGCTCAAGTGGCGGACCGGCTGGGAATTGAGCCGGGCCGACTCGCGTCGGTCATCGAACGCTATGGCAATACGTCTTCTGCGTCTCTTCCGATCACGCTCGATCATGCGGTCCGCAGCGGGAACATTTCGTCGGGGGATTTGGTGCTGTTGGGCAGCTTCGGCGGCGGGCTGACATGGGCAACCGGACTTGTTCGGTGGTAA
- the bamD gene encoding outer membrane protein assembly factor BamD yields MISLFLASCAGDIGTDDVRKGLKKALSGTDEQIFIGDTVENHYHPNVIMKRGEAYFEKEEYAEALVEYKHFMDLHRNHVLAPYAAFRIGEIHFKMAKTIDRDPEPMQKAITAFDQMRKDFPGSRYDTQAQQKLEECHDWLSQMHLFVGQFYYRRGSYLAAAHRFEQIIKTYPNKPVASDALYFLAKSYHEMGADDWAREKLILLAEKYPDSPSSGSGKNLLEKIGGAQPSTLLAQKSDSALVSDAGPTTMLRSSRPEPTNRSSASPLSSPPITTLGVPPSLDSFVAPSTNTLGQGFTACRLGAWC; encoded by the coding sequence ATGATTTCCCTCTTTTTGGCCTCCTGTGCCGGAGATATCGGTACAGACGACGTACGGAAAGGGTTAAAGAAGGCCCTCAGCGGTACAGACGAGCAGATTTTTATCGGAGATACCGTTGAGAACCACTATCACCCGAATGTGATTATGAAGCGGGGTGAAGCGTATTTTGAAAAGGAAGAGTACGCGGAGGCCTTAGTCGAATACAAACACTTCATGGATCTCCACCGCAATCACGTTCTGGCCCCATATGCGGCCTTCAGGATCGGCGAGATTCATTTTAAGATGGCGAAGACCATCGATCGCGATCCCGAACCGATGCAAAAGGCCATTACCGCATTCGATCAGATGAGAAAAGACTTCCCTGGTAGCCGCTATGACACACAGGCCCAGCAAAAGCTCGAGGAGTGCCACGATTGGCTCTCTCAGATGCATCTTTTCGTGGGGCAATTCTACTACCGGCGAGGGTCCTACCTGGCGGCTGCGCATCGGTTTGAACAGATCATCAAAACCTACCCCAATAAGCCCGTCGCCTCTGACGCCCTGTACTTCCTGGCCAAGTCCTATCATGAAATGGGAGCCGACGATTGGGCAAGAGAAAAGCTCATCTTATTGGCGGAAAAGTATCCGGATAGTCCTTCTTCAGGGTCCGGAAAGAACCTGTTGGAGAAAATCGGCGGGGCGCAGCCAAGCACGCTGCTGGCGCAGAAGTCGGACTCGGCCCTCGTTTCCGACGCTGGACCCACAACGATGCTCCGAAGCAGCCGACCAGAACCCACCAATCGATCATCCGCTTCCCCACTTTCATCTCCACCGATAACGACGCTTGGCGTTCCTCCGTCACTCGATTCCTTTGTTGCTCCCTCTACCAACACGCTGGGGCAAGGCTTTACAGCCTGCCGCCTTGGCGCCTGGTGCTGA
- a CDS encoding sulfite exporter TauE/SafE family protein, translating to MTQSIPQISLIAAFSAGLLSFVSPCVLPLVPSYISYITGLSVEQLADASERVKFKKAIVLNSLLFIAGFSSVFIAFGASASFLGQVLITHQDTIRRIGGVLIVVFGLYLLGILNLKFLKMEHRYQFRSRPAGYLGSFLIGVAFAAGWTPCVGPVLGSILLYASTTDSLLNGVVLLTFYSVGLGLPLFLTALGVDRFLAYFKEVRAYLWGVSTVSGVMLVLVGVMIYANSLTMVTSFLERYGIGWYLGQ from the coding sequence ATGACTCAGTCTATCCCACAGATCTCGCTCATTGCCGCCTTCTCAGCAGGGCTCCTCTCGTTCGTGTCCCCATGTGTTCTGCCGCTGGTGCCGAGCTACATTTCCTACATCACGGGGTTATCCGTCGAACAGTTGGCGGATGCATCTGAACGGGTGAAGTTCAAGAAAGCGATTGTTCTGAACTCGTTGTTGTTCATCGCCGGGTTTTCTTCTGTCTTTATTGCGTTCGGCGCATCAGCCAGTTTTCTGGGTCAGGTTCTGATCACTCATCAAGACACGATTCGACGCATCGGTGGGGTGTTGATTGTCGTGTTTGGGCTGTATCTGCTCGGGATTCTGAACTTGAAATTCTTAAAGATGGAGCATCGGTATCAATTCCGCAGTCGCCCCGCCGGGTATCTCGGGTCATTCTTGATCGGGGTCGCCTTCGCCGCAGGGTGGACTCCGTGTGTGGGGCCGGTACTAGGATCCATCCTTCTCTATGCCAGTACGACGGACTCTCTTCTCAATGGGGTCGTGTTGTTGACGTTTTACTCGGTCGGCTTAGGGTTGCCATTGTTCCTGACCGCATTGGGTGTTGATCGGTTCTTGGCCTATTTCAAAGAAGTGCGGGCTTATCTGTGGGGCGTTTCGACCGTGAGCGGAGTTATGTTGGTCTTGGTCGGCGTGATGATCTATGCGAATTCACTGACGATGGTGACCAGTTTTTTGGAGCGATATGGGATCGGCTGGTATCTGGGCCAGTAG